In [Leptolyngbya] sp. PCC 7376, a genomic segment contains:
- a CDS encoding DUF4330 domain-containing protein — protein MALLDSKGRLFGKISVLDVGAIAIVLAVIIGIFFLPGNSGSVAQIGANVKTVEVELLVRGLSVKNPDRFVQEFRDSETTSVVIRNQPFANIGIKSIERLPRTTPVPQPDGTVEALPDPRPEVEDITDLKIILTSDAELTDNGFVFGNNKVKVGHTLRLEGYSYDFNGSVIDIRAVEE, from the coding sequence ATGGCTCTGCTGGATTCTAAAGGACGTTTGTTCGGCAAAATTAGTGTTCTCGATGTCGGGGCGATCGCCATTGTGCTTGCGGTGATCATCGGCATCTTTTTCTTGCCAGGAAATTCAGGTTCAGTGGCGCAGATTGGTGCCAACGTAAAAACTGTCGAAGTGGAACTATTGGTGCGCGGCTTAAGCGTTAAAAACCCTGACCGTTTTGTCCAAGAATTCCGCGACTCTGAAACAACTTCGGTTGTAATCCGGAACCAGCCTTTCGCGAATATAGGGATCAAATCTATTGAAAGATTGCCCCGCACCACCCCTGTTCCTCAACCCGATGGCACAGTGGAAGCCTTGCCAGACCCTCGTCCTGAAGTTGAAGATATTACTGATCTGAAAATTATTTTAACTAGCGATGCTGAGCTAACCGATAACGGTTTTGTATTCGGTAATAACAAAGTAAAAGTGGGTCATACACTCCGCTTAGAAGGCTATAGCTATGACTTTAACGGCAGCGTGATTGATATCCGTGCAGTGGAAGAATAA
- a CDS encoding ABC transporter permease, with amino-acid sequence MQKYWRILKLFWSTAIAAELEYRLNFVIAAISSVGNLAGSLFSLFLFYRTGYQFAGWTWQEAMLVVGMFTFLQGISQTFLSPNLNRIVDQVQQGTLDYVLLKPISSQFWLSTRMVSPWGLPNLLLGCLILLYIGTQLGLTPLSFGLSLLPIACGILILYSLWFMLGATSIWFVKIYNVTAVLQGFLDAGRYPITAYPAVYRFFFTFVVPVTFLTTVPAETMLGRSPIGWIIGAGFLGAILLCLSNLVWRFALRFYTSASS; translated from the coding sequence ATGCAGAAATATTGGCGAATTTTAAAGCTTTTTTGGTCAACGGCGATCGCCGCAGAATTGGAATATCGCCTCAATTTTGTGATTGCAGCAATTAGTAGCGTTGGAAATTTAGCTGGAAGTCTTTTTAGCCTGTTTTTGTTTTATCGGACAGGCTACCAGTTTGCTGGCTGGACATGGCAGGAAGCAATGCTCGTTGTCGGGATGTTTACCTTTTTGCAAGGCATTTCCCAAACCTTTCTGTCGCCAAACCTGAATCGCATCGTCGATCAAGTCCAACAAGGGACTCTCGATTACGTCTTACTCAAACCGATCAGTAGTCAATTTTGGTTATCGACTCGTATGGTGTCGCCATGGGGACTCCCAAATTTGCTGCTTGGCTGTTTGATTTTGCTTTATATAGGCACTCAATTAGGTTTAACGCCGTTGAGTTTTGGATTAAGCCTGCTGCCGATCGCCTGTGGCATTTTAATCCTCTATAGCCTCTGGTTCATGTTGGGGGCAACCAGTATTTGGTTTGTCAAAATCTATAACGTGACGGCTGTGCTCCAGGGTTTTCTTGATGCAGGACGTTATCCAATTACTGCCTATCCTGCGGTTTATCGCTTTTTCTTTACGTTCGTTGTGCCAGTCACTTTCTTGACCACCGTCCCCGCAGAAACAATGCTTGGGCGATCGCCAATTGGCTGGATAATTGGAGCAGGTTTTTTAGGAGCAATCCTATTATGTTTATCTAATTTGGTGTGGCGTTTTGCGTTGCGGTTTTATACCAGTGCATCGAGCTGA
- a CDS encoding RimK/LysX family protein translates to MKKSSPLTVIGWREYVSLPGFNLPLICAKIDTGAASSSIHATNIEYFQEGDRQMIRFTIHPHQRHIHDTVTLVAPLVEHRTIKSSNGHKQSRPVITTSIELGKYLWQIELNLTNRSLMGYRMLIGRQALRERFIVDVNKSFVQSHSGQPQFL, encoded by the coding sequence ATGAAAAAATCCTCGCCTTTGACAGTGATTGGCTGGCGTGAATATGTTTCTCTGCCAGGATTTAATCTCCCTCTAATTTGCGCAAAAATTGATACTGGTGCAGCATCTTCGTCGATCCATGCGACCAATATCGAATATTTTCAAGAGGGCGATCGCCAAATGATTCGCTTTACAATTCATCCTCACCAACGCCACATCCACGACACCGTCACCCTTGTTGCTCCCCTCGTCGAACACCGCACTATTAAAAGCTCCAACGGTCATAAACAAAGCCGTCCCGTGATCACAACGTCTATCGAGCTCGGCAAATATCTGTGGCAAATTGAGCTCAATCTCACGAATCGATCATTAATGGGCTATCGTATGCTGATCGGACGGCAAGCTTTACGTGAGCGCTTTATCGTTGATGTCAACAAATCTTTTGTTCAGAGTCATTCTGGGCAGCCGCAGTTCCTATGA